The following coding sequences are from one Dehalococcoidia bacterium window:
- the nosZ gene encoding Sec-dependent nitrous-oxide reductase — protein MLWAKTKVVQGVVGVLAVALLVGLSACQTGASGPSGAAPAAGLSANAADVAKARSLTPDDVSAALKTYVPGGKYDDYYMFASGGQSGQVFVFGLPSMRLLKTIAVFTPESWQGYGQGEEDTMKILDEGKFKNNPILWGDTHHPALSETNGQYDGQYLFINDKANGRIAVIDLRDFRTKQIVKNPVMINNHGGAFVTPNTDYIIDPSQYAVPLDFQYAPISEYKEKYRGLITYWKFDRQKGRIDPAQSFAIEVPPYWQDLCDAGKLVSDGWAFCGSFNSEMATGGIEEGKPPFESGTAQRDMDYLHVMNWKKAEEVVKAGKAQTINGMKVIRLPTAVSEGILYLAPEPKSPHGSDVTPKGDYIVVGGKLDPHVTIFSFKKMQDAIAKQSFDRDSFGVPVFKFNEVMEAQVELGLGPLHTVFDDQGYAYTSLFLDSGVVKWSLGAPYRTEGGWKRVEHIPTQYNLGHLTAVEGDTVSPGGKFVVALNKWSVDRFLPVGPLHPQNLQLIDITGSKMQVLYDAPVGVGEPHYAQIIKAERLKPWKVYPETGWNARAQAKDPNATTAGKEKIERRGKTVEIWMRAMRSNFNPERITVKKGDHVIWHITSIERTEDATHGFALPGYNINLSIDPGETVTFEFDVTESGVFTYYCTEFCSALHLEMAGYFMVEP, from the coding sequence ATGCTCTGGGCAAAGACAAAGGTGGTCCAAGGAGTAGTCGGTGTACTTGCGGTGGCGCTTCTCGTGGGACTGAGCGCCTGCCAGACCGGCGCGTCCGGTCCCTCGGGCGCGGCGCCCGCGGCAGGGCTGTCCGCCAACGCCGCGGACGTCGCCAAGGCGCGGAGCCTGACGCCTGACGATGTCAGCGCCGCCCTGAAGACGTACGTCCCCGGCGGCAAGTATGACGACTACTACATGTTCGCGTCGGGCGGTCAGTCGGGCCAGGTCTTCGTATTCGGCCTGCCGTCCATGCGTCTGCTCAAGACGATTGCCGTGTTCACTCCGGAGTCCTGGCAGGGCTACGGCCAGGGCGAGGAGGACACGATGAAGATCCTGGACGAGGGCAAGTTCAAGAACAACCCCATCCTCTGGGGCGACACGCACCACCCCGCCCTCAGCGAGACCAACGGTCAGTACGACGGCCAGTACCTGTTCATCAACGACAAGGCGAACGGGCGCATCGCGGTTATTGACCTGCGGGATTTCCGGACCAAACAGATCGTCAAGAACCCCGTCATGATCAACAACCATGGCGGCGCGTTCGTGACTCCCAATACGGATTACATTATTGACCCGTCCCAGTACGCCGTGCCCCTGGACTTCCAGTACGCGCCCATCAGCGAGTACAAGGAGAAGTACCGGGGCCTGATCACCTACTGGAAGTTCGACCGCCAGAAGGGGCGCATTGACCCCGCGCAGTCGTTCGCCATTGAAGTCCCGCCGTACTGGCAGGACCTCTGCGACGCGGGCAAGCTGGTCAGTGATGGCTGGGCCTTCTGCGGCTCGTTCAACTCTGAGATGGCGACGGGCGGCATCGAGGAGGGCAAGCCTCCATTCGAGTCCGGCACGGCCCAGCGAGACATGGACTACCTCCACGTCATGAACTGGAAGAAGGCGGAGGAGGTCGTCAAGGCGGGCAAGGCCCAGACCATCAACGGTATGAAGGTCATCCGTTTGCCCACCGCCGTGTCTGAAGGCATCCTGTACCTGGCGCCGGAGCCCAAGAGCCCCCACGGCTCGGACGTGACGCCCAAGGGCGACTACATCGTTGTAGGCGGCAAGCTGGACCCCCACGTTACCATATTCAGCTTCAAGAAGATGCAGGACGCCATCGCCAAGCAGAGCTTTGACCGGGACTCCTTCGGCGTGCCGGTCTTCAAGTTCAACGAGGTTATGGAGGCCCAGGTGGAGCTGGGGCTCGGCCCGCTGCACACCGTGTTTGATGACCAGGGTTACGCCTATACCAGCCTCTTTCTGGACAGCGGCGTGGTCAAGTGGAGCCTGGGCGCGCCCTACCGCACGGAAGGCGGGTGGAAGCGCGTGGAGCACATCCCGACACAGTACAACCTCGGCCACCTGACCGCGGTGGAGGGCGACACGGTCTCGCCCGGCGGCAAGTTCGTGGTGGCGCTCAACAAGTGGTCGGTGGACCGGTTCCTACCGGTGGGGCCGCTGCATCCGCAGAACCTGCAGCTCATTGATATCACTGGCTCCAAGATGCAGGTCCTGTATGACGCGCCCGTTGGCGTCGGCGAGCCGCACTATGCCCAGATCATCAAGGCGGAGCGGCTGAAGCCCTGGAAGGTCTATCCGGAGACGGGCTGGAACGCGCGGGCGCAAGCCAAGGACCCGAATGCGACCACGGCTGGCAAGGAGAAGATCGAGCGGCGCGGCAAGACTGTGGAAATCTGGATGCGCGCCATGCGCAGCAACTTCAACCCGGAGCGCATCACGGTCAAGAAGGGCGACCATGTCATCTGGCACATCACCAGTATCGAGCGGACGGAGGACGCCACGCACGGGTTCGCTCTGCCCGGCTACAACATCAACCTGAGCATTGATCCGGGCGAGACGGTTACCTTCGAGTTCGACGTGACCGAGAGCGGCGTCTTCACCTACTACTGCACGGAGTTCTGCTCCGCGCTGCACTTGGAGATGGCGGGCTACTTCATGGTGGAGCCATAA